In a genomic window of Streptomyces sp. NBC_01231:
- a CDS encoding MFS transporter, protein MSRGLTLLFAIAGGTAVANLYWAQPLIDFIGHDLHTSTALAGWLVTATQIGYAAGALLLVPLGDVLDRRRFIPGMMLCAALALVACALAPSIGALLVATTLLGLTTVSGQLLTPLAGDLADDTNRGQVVGTVVSGLLIGILTSRTISGLIADAAGWRAIYFAAAAVSVVFALLLRRAIPPLAPKAHLSYPQLLLSVWKVIRQERAVRWTLFLGATAFGVFTMFWTALTFLLSARPFSYSVSVIGLFGLIGLSGALAAQRAGRLHDRGWSLPATGWGWAAIVGSFVVAVFARRSVAGIIVAVVLLDIAVQGVNILNQTRLFALSPHARSRLNTAFVTCNFIGGAIGSAAASVLWSAGGWTAVSLTGTGLACAALLVWTLGRRGPLLNERSD, encoded by the coding sequence ATGAGCCGCGGCCTGACTTTGCTGTTCGCGATCGCCGGCGGCACCGCCGTCGCCAACCTCTACTGGGCACAACCGCTAATCGACTTCATCGGCCACGACCTGCACACCTCCACCGCACTGGCCGGCTGGCTCGTGACAGCCACCCAGATCGGCTACGCGGCCGGAGCACTGCTTCTGGTGCCACTCGGCGATGTCCTCGATCGGCGCCGGTTCATCCCCGGAATGATGCTCTGCGCGGCCCTCGCCCTCGTCGCCTGCGCGCTCGCTCCGTCCATCGGCGCGCTCCTGGTCGCGACCACCCTCCTGGGCTTGACCACGGTCAGCGGCCAGCTGCTCACCCCGCTCGCCGGTGACCTCGCCGACGACACCAATCGCGGGCAGGTGGTGGGGACGGTGGTCTCCGGGCTGCTCATCGGCATCCTCACCTCCCGCACCATCAGCGGACTCATCGCGGATGCCGCCGGATGGCGCGCCATCTACTTCGCTGCCGCGGCGGTCTCCGTCGTCTTTGCGTTGCTTCTTCGCCGCGCGATTCCTCCGCTCGCCCCGAAGGCTCACTTGTCCTACCCGCAGCTGCTGCTCTCGGTCTGGAAGGTGATCAGGCAGGAGCGTGCAGTGCGCTGGACGCTGTTTCTCGGCGCCACCGCCTTCGGCGTCTTCACCATGTTCTGGACCGCCCTGACCTTCCTGCTCAGCGCGCGGCCGTTCTCCTATTCGGTCTCCGTCATCGGCTTGTTCGGCCTCATCGGCCTGTCAGGGGCCCTCGCCGCCCAGCGTGCGGGGCGGCTCCACGACCGGGGCTGGTCCCTGCCGGCGACCGGATGGGGCTGGGCCGCGATCGTGGGCTCGTTCGTCGTCGCGGTCTTCGCCCGCCGTTCCGTAGCGGGGATCATCGTGGCCGTCGTGCTGCTCGACATCGCCGTGCAGGGCGTGAACATCCTCAACCAGACACGCCTGTTCGCGCTCTCGCCGCACGCCCGAAGCCGCCTCAACACGGCTTTCGTCACCTGCAACTTCATCGGCGGCGCGATCGGTTCCGCCGCCGCCTCCGTGCTGTGGTCCGCCGGCGGCTGGACCGCCGTCTCCCTGACCGGCACCGGGCTCGCCTGCGCCGCACTCCTCGTGTGGACCCTCGGCCGCCGCGGACCGCTTCTCAACGAGCGAAGCGACTGA
- a CDS encoding SDR family NAD(P)-dependent oxidoreductase yields MTTTQHKIGSGFDAKSTADDVLQGIDLSGKLAIVTGGYSGIGLETTRALTGAGARVVVPARRPADAREALDRVPGVEVDELDLGDLESVRGFAERFLASGRTVDFVIDSAGIMACPETRVGPGWEAQFATNHLGHFALVNRLWPALEPGGARVVSVSSGGHHMSGLRWDDIHFKQGYDKWQAYGQAKTANALFAVHLDRLGKDSGVRAFALHPGVIITPLLRHVAEEEKREFGWFDEEGNLRNPEFFKNPQQGAATQVWAATSPQLADLGGLYLEDCDVAEPAPADGEMRGVKDWAIDSEQAARLWELSAELTGVNAFAA; encoded by the coding sequence ATGACCACGACACAGCACAAGATCGGCTCCGGCTTCGACGCCAAGAGCACCGCCGACGACGTCCTCCAGGGCATCGACCTGAGCGGAAAACTCGCGATCGTCACCGGAGGCTACTCAGGCATCGGCCTGGAGACCACCCGTGCTCTCACCGGGGCCGGTGCTCGCGTCGTCGTCCCCGCGCGTCGCCCGGCTGACGCGCGGGAGGCGCTCGATCGGGTTCCCGGCGTCGAGGTGGACGAACTGGACCTCGGCGATCTGGAGAGCGTACGCGGCTTCGCGGAGCGGTTTCTCGCCTCGGGCAGGACTGTCGACTTCGTCATCGACAGCGCCGGGATCATGGCATGCCCCGAAACGCGGGTCGGGCCGGGCTGGGAGGCCCAGTTCGCGACCAACCACCTCGGCCACTTCGCCCTCGTCAACCGTCTGTGGCCGGCCCTCGAACCCGGCGGCGCCCGCGTCGTCTCCGTCTCCTCCGGCGGCCACCACATGTCCGGCCTCCGCTGGGACGACATCCACTTCAAGCAGGGCTACGACAAGTGGCAGGCTTACGGGCAGGCCAAGACCGCGAACGCGCTCTTCGCCGTGCACCTGGACAGGCTCGGCAAGGACTCCGGCGTCCGCGCCTTCGCCCTCCATCCCGGCGTCATCATCACGCCGCTCCTGCGGCACGTGGCCGAGGAGGAGAAGAGGGAGTTCGGCTGGTTCGACGAGGAGGGAAACCTGCGGAACCCCGAGTTCTTCAAGAACCCGCAGCAGGGCGCGGCCACACAGGTGTGGGCGGCGACCTCACCCCAGCTGGCCGACCTGGGAGGCCTCTACCTCGAGGACTGCGACGTCGCCGAGCCCGCTCCCGCCGACGGTGAGATGCGCGGTGTGAAGGACTGGGCGATCGACTCCGAGCAGGCAGCGCGCCTGTGGGAGCTGTCGGCGGAGCTGACGGGCGTGAACGCTTTCGCCGCGTAG